In Persicimonas caeni, a single window of DNA contains:
- the ttcA gene encoding tRNA 2-thiocytidine(32) synthetase TtcA — protein MDRLAQLSSRLRKQVTQASGDFGLLEPDDHVLVCLSGGKDSYTMLALLRDIRARAPFNFQLTAFHLDQEQPGYPHGIIDEYLESLDIPYLVRERDTYSIVVDTLPEGATPCSLCSRMRRGIIYTTAEELGCNKIALGHHRDDSLETLLLNLTHAGRMQAMPAKYTTDDGRFEVIRPLIYLAEDEIAEYAELMEFPIIPCNLCGSVQTRRKWAKRLLDQIEQTVPEARNNMLAALGNVHPSHLLDPAVHRSGDD, from the coding sequence ATGGACCGTCTGGCTCAACTCTCCAGCCGTCTTCGAAAGCAAGTCACCCAAGCCTCCGGCGATTTCGGCCTTCTCGAGCCCGACGACCATGTGTTGGTCTGCCTGTCGGGTGGCAAAGATTCGTACACTATGCTCGCCTTGCTGCGTGACATCCGCGCACGCGCCCCCTTCAACTTCCAACTCACCGCGTTCCACCTCGACCAGGAACAACCTGGCTACCCGCACGGGATCATCGACGAGTATCTGGAGTCCCTCGACATCCCCTACCTGGTTCGCGAGCGCGACACCTACTCCATCGTCGTCGACACCTTGCCCGAGGGCGCCACGCCCTGCTCGCTTTGCAGCCGCATGCGCCGCGGGATTATCTACACCACCGCCGAAGAGTTGGGCTGCAACAAAATCGCGCTGGGCCACCACCGTGACGACAGCCTCGAGACGCTGCTGCTCAATCTGACCCATGCGGGGCGCATGCAGGCAATGCCCGCCAAGTACACCACCGACGACGGCCGCTTCGAGGTCATCCGCCCGCTCATCTACCTGGCCGAAGATGAGATTGCCGAGTACGCCGAGTTGATGGAGTTTCCCATCATCCCCTGCAACCTGTGCGGCAGCGTGCAGACCCGTCGCAAATGGGCCAAGCGATTGCTCGACCAGATCGAGCAGACCGTGCCCGAGGCGCGCAATAACATGTTGGCTGCCCTGGGCAACGTCCACCCCTCCCATTTGCTCGACCCTGCCGTGCATCGCTCTGGCGACGATTGA
- a CDS encoding zinc ribbon domain-containing protein produces the protein MQYLIANLWKLPELTRHTEGCNEAPTSEGDHLMAAACRDCGQYNFPPKAQCRYCGSPRIRTVQLSGDVKPNPGTWVFGATADDPTEKPN, from the coding sequence ATGCAATATCTTATCGCGAACCTTTGGAAGTTGCCCGAACTCACCCGCCACACTGAAGGATGCAACGAGGCACCTACGTCTGAGGGAGATCACCTCATGGCCGCGGCTTGCCGCGATTGCGGACAGTACAACTTCCCGCCCAAGGCGCAATGTCGCTACTGCGGGAGCCCGCGCATCCGTACCGTTCAGTTGTCGGGAGACGTCAAACCCAATCCAGGCACGTGGGTCTTTGGAGCCACGGCCGACGACCCGACCGAAAAACCGAATTAG
- a CDS encoding cold shock domain-containing protein, giving the protein MPKGSVKWFNNAKGYGFINIDGEDEDIFVHYSQILQDGFKTLKADEVVEFELNRGPKGLHATNVQSVTQAD; this is encoded by the coding sequence ATGCCGAAGGGATCAGTCAAGTGGTTCAACAACGCTAAAGGTTATGGCTTTATCAACATTGATGGCGAGGATGAGGACATCTTCGTGCATTACAGCCAGATTCTGCAGGATGGCTTCAAGACGCTGAAAGCCGACGAAGTCGTCGAATTCGAGCTCAACCGCGGCCCCAAAGGGCTGCACGCGACCAACGTCCAATCGGTCACCCAAGCGGACTGA
- a CDS encoding AmpG family muropeptide MFS transporter, with amino-acid sequence MRSWLTSMRVYLDPRMLALFLLGFSSGLPRLLVYSTLTFWLLEEGLDIKSVGLFAATALPYNFKFLWAPLLDRLQVPVFGKLLGLRRGWIFVLQLALMGAIGALAMCDPGQDAFWCAMAALGVAAISASQDVVIDAYRVERLDDDEQGAGAAAAVFGYRVGMLAASAGALYIAEWSGDWQLTYLVMAGLVTVGLATTLMSAEPDKDEPQECPASTLAHLKEGVVGPLRDFASRKGWAAIAAFILLYKLGDALAGTMTNPLLVDLEFSKVEIANIAKTYGLAASIAGVFLGGLVVRRLGIVGALWVGGVLQMASNLMFSLQADAGHDMQLLTATIGVENLSGGLGTAAFVAYLSALCKREYTATQYALLTALSSGLRTLTSSGAGYAVAWMGWTTYFVATTAAALPGLALLYWLSRKKMTGLRPGR; translated from the coding sequence ATGAGATCCTGGCTGACATCGATGCGCGTCTACCTCGACCCGCGCATGCTCGCCCTCTTCTTGCTCGGCTTCTCGAGCGGGCTTCCGCGACTGCTGGTCTACAGCACGCTGACGTTCTGGCTGCTCGAAGAGGGGCTCGACATCAAAAGTGTGGGGCTCTTTGCGGCGACGGCTCTCCCGTACAACTTCAAGTTTTTGTGGGCGCCCCTGCTCGACCGGCTCCAGGTGCCCGTCTTCGGCAAACTGCTGGGGCTTCGGCGAGGCTGGATCTTCGTCCTCCAACTCGCCCTCATGGGCGCGATTGGGGCGCTGGCGATGTGCGATCCCGGCCAAGACGCCTTCTGGTGCGCGATGGCCGCGCTCGGGGTGGCCGCTATCTCGGCGAGTCAGGACGTCGTCATCGACGCCTATCGCGTCGAGAGACTCGACGACGACGAACAAGGCGCCGGGGCGGCGGCCGCGGTCTTCGGCTACCGTGTGGGCATGCTCGCCGCGAGCGCCGGCGCGCTATACATCGCCGAGTGGAGCGGCGACTGGCAACTCACCTACCTGGTGATGGCAGGCCTGGTCACGGTAGGACTCGCGACCACCCTAATGAGCGCCGAGCCCGACAAAGACGAGCCGCAGGAGTGTCCAGCAAGCACCCTCGCCCACCTCAAAGAAGGAGTGGTCGGCCCGCTGCGCGACTTCGCCAGCCGCAAGGGCTGGGCGGCGATTGCTGCCTTTATCCTGCTCTACAAGCTCGGCGACGCCCTCGCCGGCACGATGACCAATCCCCTGTTGGTCGACCTGGAGTTCTCGAAGGTCGAGATTGCCAATATCGCCAAGACCTACGGGCTGGCAGCGAGCATCGCGGGCGTCTTTTTGGGCGGATTGGTGGTGCGTCGACTCGGCATCGTCGGCGCCTTGTGGGTCGGCGGAGTCCTACAGATGGCCTCTAACCTGATGTTTAGCCTGCAGGCCGACGCCGGCCACGACATGCAACTCCTGACCGCCACCATCGGCGTCGAGAACCTGTCGGGCGGCCTGGGCACCGCCGCGTTCGTCGCCTACCTGAGCGCGCTTTGCAAAAGAGAGTACACGGCCACCCAATACGCGCTGTTGACCGCCCTGTCGTCGGGGCTGCGCACCCTCACATCGTCGGGCGCCGGATACGCTGTCGCCTGGATGGGGTGGACGACCTATTTCGTGGCGACGACCGCAGCAGCCCTGCCCGGGCTGGCGCTCCTCTACTGGCTGAGCCGCAAGAAGATGACCGGGCTTCGCCCCGGGCGCTGA
- a CDS encoding YidH family protein gives MDTVQHSTSHQPEGERRQGKSKKKLSRRTSLAFERSVAASDRTLMASLRTALSMISFGFAIFEGSTFLAQAEEWSAAGPQRLGWALVLGGTLLLFISLWEHVRYVRNLSYRTGNEMPVSGALVSAVIFLLLALLVIINWIFKLGIF, from the coding sequence GTGGACACCGTCCAGCATAGTACATCTCACCAACCCGAAGGCGAGCGTCGCCAGGGCAAGTCGAAGAAGAAGCTGAGCCGGCGCACCAGCCTGGCTTTCGAGCGCAGCGTGGCGGCCTCCGACCGCACCTTGATGGCCAGCCTGCGCACGGCGCTGTCGATGATCAGCTTCGGCTTTGCCATCTTCGAGGGGTCGACCTTTTTGGCCCAGGCCGAGGAGTGGTCGGCCGCCGGGCCGCAGCGACTCGGGTGGGCGTTGGTCCTCGGGGGCACGCTGTTGCTGTTCATCTCGCTTTGGGAACACGTGCGCTACGTGCGCAATCTCAGCTACAGGACCGGCAATGAGATGCCCGTCTCGGGCGCGCTGGTCTCGGCAGTCATCTTTTTGTTGTTGGCGCTGCTGGTCATCATCAACTGGATCTTCAAATTGGGCATTTTCTGA
- a CDS encoding arylsulfatase, with protein sequence MSPAKKRKPNILVLWGDDIGTWNISYHNRGMMGYRTPNIDRIGEEGVGFTDYYGQQSCTAGRAAFITGQNPIRTGLTKVGMPGADIGLQAEDPTIAELLKPQGYVTGQFGKNHLGDKDEFLPTNHGFDEFYGNLYHLNAEEEPEHPDYPKDPKFREKFGPRGVIHSFADGRIEDTGPLTRERMKTIDDDVTDRTCEFIEKAHKDDKPFFVWWNSTHMHFRTHISEEMEGVSGQGPYNDAMVTHDGHVGQILDKLDELGIAEDTIVVYSTDNGPHYNTWPDAAITPFRSEKNSNWEGAFRVPAFVRWPGKIPAGEVLNGMVAHQDWTPTFLAAAGVPDIQTKLAKGYKAGKKKFKVHLDGVNVLDYLTGEVEESPRNEFFYVNDDGQLVALRYGDWKIVFLEQRAKTLALWAEPFVPLRVPKIFNLRRDPFERADENSNTYYDWLLDHAFVLVPAQALVSQKLQSFREFPPRQEPASFNLDRVLEKLKEGYRAD encoded by the coding sequence ATGAGCCCAGCGAAAAAACGCAAGCCCAATATTCTGGTGTTGTGGGGAGACGACATCGGGACGTGGAATATCAGCTATCACAACCGGGGGATGATGGGCTATCGCACGCCCAATATCGACCGCATCGGCGAGGAGGGCGTGGGGTTTACCGACTACTACGGCCAGCAGAGTTGCACGGCCGGGCGGGCGGCGTTCATCACCGGTCAGAACCCCATCCGCACCGGCCTGACCAAGGTGGGCATGCCGGGCGCCGACATCGGTCTGCAGGCCGAAGACCCGACCATCGCCGAGTTGCTCAAGCCGCAGGGCTATGTGACCGGCCAATTCGGCAAAAACCACCTGGGTGACAAGGACGAGTTTCTGCCGACCAACCACGGCTTCGACGAGTTCTACGGCAACCTGTACCACCTCAACGCCGAAGAGGAGCCCGAGCACCCCGACTATCCGAAAGACCCGAAATTCCGCGAGAAGTTCGGCCCGCGCGGGGTCATTCACAGCTTCGCCGACGGGCGCATCGAGGACACCGGGCCGCTGACCCGCGAGCGCATGAAGACGATCGACGACGACGTCACCGATCGCACCTGCGAGTTCATCGAAAAGGCCCACAAGGACGACAAGCCGTTTTTCGTGTGGTGGAACTCCACGCACATGCACTTTCGCACCCATATCAGCGAAGAGATGGAGGGCGTCAGCGGCCAGGGCCCGTACAACGACGCGATGGTCACCCACGACGGCCACGTCGGCCAGATCCTCGACAAGCTCGACGAGTTGGGCATCGCCGAGGACACCATCGTGGTCTACTCGACCGACAATGGCCCGCACTACAACACCTGGCCCGACGCGGCGATCACGCCATTTCGCAGCGAGAAGAACTCCAACTGGGAGGGAGCGTTCAGGGTGCCGGCGTTTGTGCGCTGGCCGGGCAAGATCCCAGCCGGCGAAGTGCTCAACGGGATGGTCGCCCACCAGGATTGGACGCCGACGTTTCTGGCGGCGGCGGGCGTGCCCGACATCCAGACAAAACTCGCCAAGGGCTACAAGGCGGGCAAGAAGAAGTTCAAGGTCCACCTCGACGGTGTCAACGTGCTCGACTATCTGACCGGCGAGGTCGAGGAGAGTCCGCGCAACGAGTTCTTCTACGTCAACGACGACGGCCAGTTGGTCGCGCTGCGCTACGGGGATTGGAAGATCGTGTTCTTGGAGCAGCGCGCCAAGACGCTGGCGCTGTGGGCCGAGCCGTTCGTGCCATTGCGGGTGCCCAAGATCTTCAACCTGCGCCGCGACCCATTCGAGCGCGCCGACGAGAACTCGAATACCTACTACGACTGGCTGCTCGACCACGCCTTCGTGCTGGTGCCCGCCCAGGCGCTGGTGTCACAGAAGCTGCAATCGTTCCGGGAGTTCCCGCCGCGCCAAGAGCCGGCCTCGTTCAACCTCGACCGGGTGCTCGAGAAGCTCAAGGAGGGCTACCGGGCCGATTGA
- a CDS encoding formylglycine-generating enzyme family protein yields the protein MTTPATTPDQQPDTDAMVWIEGGTFRMGSEQFYPEERPVHRVEVDGFFIDRHPVTNAEYAKFVADTGYKTMAERKPDPKLYPGAPPEMLVPGSMVFFPTAGPVDLRNVAHWWRWVPGACWKRPLGPGSSVRGLGRHPVVHVCYEDARAYCDWAGKELPTEAEWEYAARGGLDGARFVWGDKHMPEGKPMANTWQGRFPWENLELDGYERTSPVGAFPPNGFGLFDMAGNVWEWTDDWYRARHPDDPQKACCTPQNPRGGAKEQSYDPGQPHVPIPRKVLKGGSHLCAPNYCFRYRPAARQPQMVDTGMSHLGFRCVRRKPA from the coding sequence ATGACCACACCTGCAACTACGCCCGACCAGCAGCCCGACACCGATGCGATGGTCTGGATCGAAGGGGGCACCTTTCGGATGGGCTCTGAGCAGTTTTACCCGGAAGAGCGCCCGGTCCACCGGGTCGAGGTCGACGGCTTTTTCATCGACCGCCACCCGGTGACCAACGCCGAGTACGCCAAATTCGTCGCCGACACCGGCTACAAGACGATGGCCGAGCGCAAGCCCGACCCGAAGCTGTATCCCGGGGCGCCGCCCGAGATGCTCGTTCCCGGGTCGATGGTCTTCTTTCCCACGGCGGGTCCGGTCGACCTGCGCAACGTGGCCCATTGGTGGCGCTGGGTGCCGGGGGCGTGTTGGAAGCGCCCGCTGGGTCCGGGGTCGTCGGTGCGCGGCCTTGGGCGCCACCCGGTCGTACACGTGTGCTACGAGGACGCCAGGGCCTATTGCGACTGGGCCGGCAAGGAGCTTCCGACGGAGGCTGAGTGGGAGTATGCCGCCCGCGGCGGCTTGGATGGGGCCCGGTTCGTATGGGGCGACAAGCATATGCCCGAGGGAAAGCCGATGGCGAATACCTGGCAGGGTCGGTTCCCCTGGGAGAACCTCGAGCTCGACGGCTACGAGCGCACTTCACCTGTGGGCGCGTTTCCGCCCAACGGCTTTGGGCTGTTCGATATGGCAGGCAACGTCTGGGAGTGGACCGATGACTGGTATCGGGCGCGCCACCCCGATGACCCGCAAAAGGCGTGCTGCACGCCGCAGAACCCGCGCGGCGGGGCCAAAGAACAGAGCTACGACCCCGGTCAGCCCCACGTGCCCATCCCGCGCAAAGTGCTCAAGGGCGGCTCGCACCTGTGTGCGCCGAATTACTGTTTTCGCTACCGTCCGGCTGCACGTCAGCCGCAGATGGTCGACACAGGGATGAGCCACCTCGGATTTCGATGTGTGCGCCGCAAACCCGCATGA
- a CDS encoding DUF6515 family protein: MSSVPRHPQKPRKWLRHLAAAALTFGMVGFMPDVVEVVTQETDTVEAQYGEARRVSRRTARRTSRRTTARQNYLYSLPAGYDTVVRAGTTYYVAGGTYYRPVHVDGQVAYVVADDID; this comes from the coding sequence ATGAGCAGTGTACCCAGGCATCCGCAAAAGCCACGCAAGTGGCTGCGCCATTTGGCGGCGGCCGCGTTGACCTTCGGCATGGTCGGCTTCATGCCGGACGTGGTCGAGGTGGTCACCCAGGAGACCGATACCGTCGAGGCGCAGTACGGCGAAGCGCGCCGTGTGTCGCGTCGCACGGCGCGGCGCACTTCACGCCGGACCACCGCCCGCCAGAACTATCTGTATTCGCTGCCGGCCGGCTACGACACCGTCGTGCGCGCCGGCACCACCTACTACGTCGCCGGAGGCACCTACTACCGGCCCGTGCACGTCGACGGCCAGGTCGCCTATGTGGTCGCCGACGATATCGACTAA
- a CDS encoding DUF2092 domain-containing protein, which translates to MEHNSSQTSGYSPLRAMPHLPWPVVVAAIILGVVGLAIHQTKVAKAQSAPYEQAQQDRMDERAEELLRQMSTKLAAADALTIEGRRSVDPELLPGAQGPEVTDITVSIRRPDMLYAEARGEDDHRKMYYNGEDFSLVDIEQGLYSTAEVPGNIDVLVRRLGEEYGFNPPVADILVADPYAHLTRNVEAGKYVGQEQVDGKTVEHLRFEEDYLTWELWVDAEQKLPVKMVAMVPGMEGNPRLVAEGIEVKIDPELDEAMFTFDPAAEAEEIPMVPVGEEPSAAR; encoded by the coding sequence ATGGAACACAACTCCAGCCAGACGAGCGGATATTCGCCGCTTCGCGCGATGCCGCACCTGCCGTGGCCGGTCGTCGTCGCCGCCATCATTCTCGGGGTGGTGGGCCTCGCCATCCACCAGACCAAGGTGGCCAAGGCGCAATCGGCACCCTACGAGCAGGCCCAGCAAGACCGCATGGACGAGCGCGCCGAGGAACTCCTGCGCCAGATGTCCACCAAGCTTGCGGCCGCCGACGCCCTGACCATCGAGGGGCGCCGGAGCGTCGACCCGGAACTGCTCCCGGGGGCTCAGGGGCCCGAAGTCACCGATATCACCGTCTCCATCCGCCGCCCGGACATGCTCTATGCCGAGGCGCGCGGCGAGGATGACCACCGCAAGATGTACTACAACGGCGAGGATTTCTCCCTTGTCGACATCGAGCAGGGGCTTTACTCGACGGCCGAGGTGCCCGGCAATATCGACGTGCTGGTGCGGCGGCTCGGCGAGGAGTACGGGTTCAATCCGCCGGTCGCCGATATTCTGGTGGCCGACCCCTACGCGCACCTGACGCGCAACGTCGAGGCCGGCAAGTACGTGGGCCAAGAGCAAGTCGACGGCAAGACCGTCGAGCACTTGCGCTTCGAGGAGGACTACCTGACCTGGGAGTTGTGGGTCGACGCCGAGCAGAAGCTGCCGGTCAAGATGGTCGCCATGGTGCCCGGCATGGAGGGGAACCCGAGGCTGGTCGCCGAGGGGATCGAGGTGAAGATCGATCCCGAGCTGGACGAGGCGATGTTCACCTTCGATCCGGCGGCCGAGGCCGAGGAGATCCCGATGGTGCCGGTGGGCGAGGAGCCGTCGGCGGCGCGATGA
- a CDS encoding anaerobic sulfatase maturase: MAKPTGAVCNLDCKYCFFLSKEALYPGSPFRMSDDVLELYISQVIEAQRSPHVTIAWQGGEPTLMGLAFFERAMELVEKYRRPQMTIEHTIQTNGTRLDEEWCAFLREHDFLVGLSIDGPRRMHDAYRVDKGGRGTFDKVARAALLLGEHGVDFNILCTVHAENASHPLEVYRFFRDRLGATFIQFIPIVERVTQETRAQANEGWGEGRDNRPLYTQRGRMVTERSVEPEQWGQFLIAVFDEWVRNDVGEVFLPQFEAALASWMRLPQSMCIFAKTCGNAVALEHNGDLYSCDHYVEPDYLLGNIRDTHMLEMLASEEQRAFGRAKEETLPQYCRDCEVRFACNGECPRNRFLETPDGEPGLNYLCAGYKAFFTHIDKPMQMLGGLLRRGRDPAEVMQILAREDASRPRRKRRRRRPS, encoded by the coding sequence ATGGCCAAGCCGACCGGCGCGGTGTGCAACTTGGACTGCAAGTACTGCTTCTTTTTGTCCAAGGAGGCGCTGTATCCGGGGAGCCCGTTTCGCATGAGCGACGACGTGCTCGAGCTGTATATCAGCCAGGTCATCGAGGCGCAGCGCTCCCCGCACGTGACCATCGCCTGGCAGGGCGGTGAGCCGACCCTGATGGGACTGGCGTTCTTCGAGCGGGCGATGGAGCTGGTCGAGAAGTACCGGCGCCCCCAGATGACCATCGAGCACACCATCCAGACCAACGGCACCCGCTTGGACGAGGAGTGGTGCGCGTTCTTGCGCGAGCACGACTTCCTGGTGGGCTTGTCGATCGACGGGCCTCGCCGGATGCACGACGCCTACCGGGTCGACAAGGGCGGCCGGGGCACCTTCGACAAGGTCGCCCGCGCGGCGCTCTTGCTGGGCGAGCACGGCGTCGACTTCAATATCCTGTGCACCGTCCACGCCGAGAATGCCAGCCACCCGCTTGAGGTCTACCGGTTCTTTCGCGACCGACTCGGGGCCACGTTTATCCAGTTCATTCCCATCGTCGAGCGGGTCACCCAGGAAACCCGCGCTCAGGCCAACGAGGGCTGGGGCGAGGGGCGTGACAATCGTCCGCTCTACACCCAGCGGGGTCGCATGGTCACCGAGCGCTCCGTCGAGCCCGAGCAGTGGGGCCAGTTCTTGATCGCGGTGTTCGACGAGTGGGTGCGAAACGACGTCGGCGAGGTCTTCTTGCCACAATTCGAGGCCGCGCTGGCAAGCTGGATGCGCCTGCCGCAGTCGATGTGCATCTTCGCCAAGACCTGCGGCAACGCCGTGGCGCTCGAGCATAACGGCGACCTGTATTCCTGCGACCACTACGTCGAGCCCGACTACCTTCTGGGTAATATCCGAGACACGCACATGCTCGAGATGCTCGCCTCCGAAGAGCAGCGCGCCTTCGGCCGCGCCAAGGAGGAGACGCTCCCGCAATATTGCCGCGATTGCGAGGTGCGCTTTGCGTGCAACGGAGAGTGCCCGCGCAATCGCTTTTTGGAGACGCCCGACGGCGAGCCCGGGCTGAACTACCTGTGCGCGGGCTACAAGGCGTTCTTCACCCATATCGACAAGCCGATGCAGATGCTGGGTGGATTGCTGCGCCGGGGTCGAGACCCGGCCGAGGTGATGCAGATTCTGGCGCGAGAAGACGCCTCCCGACCGCGGCGCAAGCGCCGCCGGCGTCGCCCCTCTTGA
- a CDS encoding sulfatase-like hydrolase/transferase, with product MAKKHKQFKGRIALDARDAEPDWSAFAPPEAPDGAPNILYIVWDDVGFGAFECYGGLIETPNMTRIANMGLRYTNFHTTALCSPTRACLLTGRNATSNGMACISEFATGYPGSNGRIPFENAMISEVLVDEGYSTYCLGKWHLTPDYDNHAAGSRRQWPLGRGFDRFYGFLGGETNQWYPLLIQDNQSVDQPYMPEDGYHFSTDIADKALQYIRDADAVAPDKPWLMYFAPGAAHAPHHVSKEWSDKYGGKFDMGYEAYREQTLARQIEMGLVPEGTELPPINEFVDETGPNGEPWPQIDTVRPWDSLEEDEQRLFCRMAEVYAGFVDHCDHEIGRLLDYLEETGKLDNTIIVVVSDNGASGEGGPNGSVNEMKFFNGVPDSIEENMKYLDDLGLPNTYNHYCTGWAQAFCTPFKMYKRYANFEGGTADPLMIAWPEGIKAHGEIRHQYCHAVDIVPTLYDCLGMEPPEEVHGYTQSELEGDSLYHTFDNADAPTKKHAQFYSMLGTRAVWYEGWHAATVHPSMGGWGGFDQDRWVLYNHDDDRTQTKDLADEYPAKLEQLKNLWAMLAGKYNALPLDDRKSAEVLSIERPEPGKARDQYVYYPHTEPVPQAVGVSTAQRSYDIVADVTVEDGGQPDGVIFAQGSHIGGHTLYVKDGRLHYVYNWLGELQQKISSSKSLEPGKHRLGVSFEIRDRDEYNSPVGPARLFIDDEEVGSDDIKTTPVFFGLEGVITIGRDTGKPASDEYESPDEFKGGVVEKVTIGVHGEPHRDPEKEAEIARRRD from the coding sequence ATGGCTAAAAAACACAAACAGTTCAAAGGACGTATCGCCCTGGACGCTCGTGACGCCGAGCCGGACTGGTCGGCCTTTGCGCCGCCGGAGGCGCCCGACGGCGCGCCCAATATCCTCTATATCGTATGGGACGACGTCGGGTTTGGCGCCTTCGAGTGCTACGGCGGGTTGATCGAGACGCCCAATATGACGCGCATCGCCAATATGGGGCTACGCTACACCAATTTCCACACCACCGCGCTGTGCTCGCCGACGCGTGCGTGCTTACTGACGGGGCGTAACGCCACGAGTAACGGCATGGCGTGCATCTCGGAGTTCGCCACCGGCTATCCGGGCTCGAACGGGCGGATTCCCTTCGAGAACGCAATGATTTCGGAGGTGCTCGTCGATGAGGGCTATAGCACCTATTGCCTGGGCAAGTGGCACCTGACCCCTGACTACGACAACCACGCCGCCGGCTCGCGCCGGCAGTGGCCGCTGGGGCGAGGCTTCGACCGGTTCTATGGGTTCTTGGGCGGCGAGACCAACCAATGGTACCCGCTGCTTATCCAAGACAACCAGTCGGTCGACCAGCCGTATATGCCCGAAGACGGCTACCACTTTAGCACCGACATCGCCGACAAAGCCCTGCAATATATCCGCGATGCCGACGCGGTCGCCCCCGACAAGCCGTGGCTGATGTACTTTGCCCCCGGCGCGGCCCACGCGCCGCACCACGTCTCCAAAGAGTGGTCGGACAAGTACGGGGGCAAATTCGACATGGGCTACGAGGCGTATCGCGAGCAGACGCTCGCCCGTCAGATCGAGATGGGGCTGGTTCCCGAGGGGACCGAGTTGCCGCCGATCAACGAGTTCGTCGACGAGACCGGCCCCAATGGCGAGCCGTGGCCACAGATCGACACCGTGCGTCCGTGGGACTCGCTCGAAGAGGACGAGCAGAGGCTGTTCTGCCGCATGGCGGAGGTCTACGCCGGCTTCGTCGACCACTGTGACCATGAAATCGGACGGTTGCTCGACTATCTCGAGGAGACCGGCAAGCTCGACAACACGATCATCGTGGTGGTCAGCGACAACGGCGCCAGCGGCGAGGGGGGGCCGAACGGATCGGTCAACGAGATGAAGTTCTTCAACGGCGTACCAGACTCGATCGAGGAGAATATGAAGTACCTCGACGACCTGGGCCTGCCGAACACCTACAACCACTACTGCACCGGCTGGGCGCAGGCGTTTTGCACGCCGTTCAAGATGTACAAACGCTATGCGAACTTCGAGGGGGGCACCGCCGATCCGCTGATGATCGCTTGGCCCGAGGGGATCAAAGCGCACGGTGAGATTCGCCACCAGTACTGCCATGCAGTCGACATCGTGCCTACGCTGTACGATTGCCTCGGGATGGAGCCGCCCGAGGAGGTTCACGGTTACACCCAGTCGGAGTTGGAGGGAGACAGCCTCTACCACACCTTCGACAACGCGGACGCGCCCACCAAAAAGCACGCGCAGTTCTACAGCATGCTGGGCACCCGCGCTGTCTGGTACGAGGGGTGGCACGCCGCCACGGTGCATCCGTCGATGGGCGGCTGGGGAGGGTTCGACCAGGACCGTTGGGTGCTCTACAACCACGACGACGACCGTACCCAGACCAAAGACTTGGCCGACGAGTATCCCGCCAAGCTCGAGCAGCTAAAGAACCTGTGGGCGATGCTCGCCGGCAAGTACAACGCGCTGCCCCTCGACGACCGTAAATCGGCCGAGGTGCTCTCGATCGAGCGCCCCGAGCCTGGCAAGGCGCGCGATCAATACGTCTACTACCCCCACACCGAGCCCGTGCCTCAGGCGGTCGGCGTCTCGACCGCGCAGCGCTCCTACGACATCGTCGCCGACGTCACCGTCGAAGACGGCGGCCAACCCGACGGGGTCATCTTTGCACAGGGGAGCCACATCGGCGGCCACACTCTGTACGTCAAGGATGGTCGCTTGCACTACGTCTACAACTGGCTGGGTGAGCTGCAGCAAAAGATCAGCTCGTCCAAGTCTCTGGAGCCGGGAAAGCACCGGCTCGGGGTGAGCTTCGAGATCAGAGACCGCGACGAGTACAACAGCCCGGTGGGGCCCGCGAGGCTGTTCATCGACGACGAGGAGGTCGGCTCCGACGACATTAAGACGACGCCGGTTTTCTTCGGGCTCGAAGGCGTCATCACTATCGGCCGCGACACCGGCAAGCCGGCGAGCGACGAGTACGAGTCGCCCGACGAGTTCAAGGGCGGGGTGGTCGAGAAGGTCACCATCGGGGTGCACGGCGAGCCACATCGCGATCCAGAGAAGGAGGCGGAGATCGCGCGGCGGCGTGACTGA